The genomic window GACATCACAGTTGAAGGACAGGATTACAGCGACCTGGAAGCCATAACTGAGGCAAAAATTCGTATTGTCACCTTGCAACTAGGTGATGAACTCATCGAGTTGATGGAGTATCTAAATATTCAGGGAAAACCCATTCCAAAAGATTCTCAAAGTAATGATTTATGGTTTCAACATCTGGCAATTGTGGTGAGTGATATGGATCGCGCTTATGCACAAGTGTGTTCATTTCCGATTGAACCCATTTCAGTTGCACCGCAGACAATTCTATCTGATAATGAACAATCTGGTGGGGTTCGTGCCTTTAAGTTTAAAGACCCTGATGGTCATGATTTAGAGTTAATTTGGTTTCCTGCCGGGAAAGGACAGGATGATAAATGGCATCAAAACAGGGATCGCTTGTTTTTGGGAATAGATCATAGTGCGATCGCTATTTCTAACACTGAGCAGAGTCTACACTTTTACCGCGACCTCCTGAGAATGCAAGTCGATAGCCACAGTCTCAACTGGCGTCCTACCCAAACTCGCTTGGATGATTTGCCAGGAGCCAAAGTCCGAATTACAGCACTGCGACCTGCTCAAGGCGGCTTAGGGATTGAATTGCTAGACTACCTTGTGCCTGGAAAAGGTCGTCCTATACCGAGTGACTGGAAAAGTTGTGATATTGCGAGGGTGCAAATTGAGCTTGTTGTCAATGATATTGAGCAGACAGTAGAGATACTGCGGCAAAATGGGGTTCAGTTTGTGTCACCACGGATTGTGCGGTTTGCAGATAATACAAGTCCTTATCAAAGGGGTTGTGTAGTTAAAGACCCTGATGGACATGCAATATTGCTAATTGCAGAAGGTTATTAGAGAAATTATCAGAAATCAAAAGTATAGGCTTGTGCTACATAACCCTTAATAAATTAGTCATGCTTTTGTCACACTTTTATCATATTTTTGCAATAACTCTGTCAATATAACGTGTGATGCTATAGCTCTGGGTTAAAAAATAGGTTCGCTCTATACCAAATCCACACACCAGAGTTGATCGAGGAGAATCACTATCAGGTACAAACCGTTGTAGCATGACTCTTCAAATCAAAATTGCAAAATTTATCATAATTGGAAGGAAGAAGAAAATGAATTGGAAACTACTTGCTTTGATCCCGGCTCTGACTCTAGCTACTGCTTTGCCTGGTTACTCTTTAACCAATAATAAAAGCCATAATCCGACTTCTGCTACCCACCTTGCACAAAATACTCCGCAAGGCAACATGATGAAAAAGCCTAATGCTATGCACAAGTCTAATGCTATGCACAAGTCTAATAGTATGGCAAACCGTAGTAGCGTACTGACAGTAGGTAGCAGGGGAGAAGCAGTCAAAACTGCTCAGAATGCTTTAAAGCAGCAAGGATTCTATACCGCAAATGTGGATGGTGTCTTTGATAACAAGACACGTTTAGCGGTGATGAAATTTCAAAAGTCTAAAGGATTAAGAGCAGACGGAATACTTGGACGTCGCACTTTAGCATCTCTAAAATAAGATGATTTGCAAGGGACAGGGAATAGGGAACAGATAAGAAACATAAGTGGAGAGTGAGTTAAAAGCTCACTTAAAAATGCATATGTTTTAAGGGGACTCTCCGATTCCAAAATAGTAGTTCAGCAGCCCCCGCATTTCAGGGGCTGAATCAAACGATTTGATCAATCCTTGGACTGATACCATTTATTTGTGAGGCTGCGCCAAATTTTATTGGCTTCTTATTTCTTTCTTTCTTTGTGTCCTACCCTGCGGGAAGCCGCTCCGCGTCTATGCGTCCTTTGCGGTTCGTTCCTCATTTCGTTTGGCGCATCTTCATACAGAATTGGTATGACGGAGCAAGTGGAGTATTCCCTCTGTCAGTAGGGGTTTGGGGATTGCGATCGCTGTCAGCCACTGACGAATTCTGGCTGTTTCCCCTGTACTTAGCCAAGGCTGAAGCAGTGCAAGACATAGCGACGCACCAGACATGATGTAGACAACCCACATCACCCAAAACAAAGCTGGGTGTAACGCCCCTAGCCAAGCCACAGAGCTAGAGGCGATACACCCCAGAAGCAACCAAGCCCCCAGGTGTATCGCCTTTGCCATTAGTATTTTATCCTTGATTTTGGCTTTTAACTCTTCAACCCGTTGTGAAGCCTTGTCCTCAGCCCGGTCTAGACCGAAACCCAGTTTTGCATATTCCGGTCTGAGTGTGTGCAGATGCCTTGCGGTTAATGCATCAGCGCGTTTTTTAGTGAGCTCCTTGTCAGCAACTCCCTTGACGCGATCGCTTGTGGGTTTACACTTCTTTTCTAGAGCGATGGCTAGCTTTCGGCTCAATAATATACCAAAATGAATGCGTGAATTACTCAAATGAGTAAGCAAACCGGGGTTTGAGAAAGTAAAAGCTCATTTTACTTGCGGAAAACACCAAAATGAGAAAGTAAAAGCTCATTTTACTTGCGGAAAACACTAAAATGAGAAAGTAAAAGCTGCTTTTGTTTGTGGAAAACACTAAAATGAGAAAGTAAAAGCTGCTTTTGAGGAAGTAAAAGCTGCTTTTGTTTGTGGAAAACACTAAAATGCGAAATTAAAAGCTGCTTTTGAGAAAGTAAAAGCTGCTTTTGTTTGTGGAAAACACTAAAAAGGGAAAGTAAAAGCTGCTTTTGAGAAAGTAAAAGCTCATATTGAACAAGTAATCAAGCATTTTTACTTATTCAATACGAATTTTAGTCTAGGCGATGAAAATTATGATGCAATTAATGAACGGTTGACTCAAGTTTTGAGTGAATGCCAGGAAGATTTAGAGTTAGGGGCAATTATTTCTGTAAGTAATGAAACTTTCCGAGTGAGGCGATTGCCTATATAACAATACGCTTGGGTTAAGGCTAAAAACTAAAACTGGCGTAGGTTGGGGAACCTCATTCTACCTCAGAGTTTAGAACAGGAAAAGCCGAGTTAAAGCGATACCTTCGGTAAGCTAAGAATCAAAGCCTCTCTCCCTGTGGGGGAGAGGTTTGGAGAGGGGTTCTAATACCAATTCTCCCTAAACTTGCACTTAATGATTATTCCTTCTTCCTTGGCGTATTTGGCGTACTTGGCGGTTCGTTTAATAAAAATTAAGTGCATCTTCATAGCGAATTGGTATAAGAATAAGTTGCACATCGCGTAAATTTGAGATAAAAGCTTGAACGTTGAAGCTGAGAACTTGAATTTTACTCCTTTCAGGTGAAGCGATGCCTGAGTTGAGCTACGCCTACGCAAAAAATTGCTGAAACCACAGGAGATAGAGGCGGATGATTTGAGCGAATAACCGATAAAAGTTACATTTTCCACTGTAACAAACCCTTACCCCCAGCCCCATTCCTTACAATAGAAAGTGGTTTTATTCACTTCCCTTCTTGAGGGAATCTCAAAGTCAACACACCAACTGATGCAATTTGATACCCAACTGCTACCACGGATTAATGCCACATCCAAGAGAGAAAATGGTAAACAATATTATGTAGATGCCAACGGAAATCGCTTTCCCAGCGTGACTACAATCCTTAATGCCACCAAATCACAAGCAGACCGAGACAGATTATTAAACTGGAAAGCGCGTGTTGGTACAGAAGAAGCTACCCGCATTACTACATCTGCTAGTCGTCGGGGAACCCAAACACACAAGCAAATTGAGCGCTACCTCCTTGGTCAAAACCCTGTTTGTTCCGAAGCGAGTCGCCCTTATTGGGAGAGTATCAAGCCAGTTTTACAAGAAATCGACACAGTTAGACTCGTGGAAGGCTCTGTTTTTCATCATGATTTGAGCTATTCTGGCAAAGTTGATTGTATTGCCAGCTATCAAGGTATTCCCTGTATTTGCGAGTGGAAAACAGCAGACAAACCCAAAGGCTCAATTGAGCATTTATATGAACATCCACTGCAACTTACAGCGTACATAGGAGCAGCTAACGAGTATTATCGAGATTATGGCATTCAGCTAAAGCACGCTCTCTTGGTAGTAGCGATTCCAGAAATGCCAGCAGAGGTATTTTGGTTTGAATCAGCACTCATCAAAGATTACTGGGAGCAGTGGGAAAAAAGAGTCGCCGAGTATTGGGAACGCAAAAGTGTTTAGGGTTAGTGAGTGGCATTGCAGAGAAGTTTTTAGCAGATATGGAAATTTCCCGATTTACAGCAGAATTCAAGTATTTGAACCACATCTGTCGTAGGGGCGCAAGGCCTTGCGCCCCTACCGCGTGGTCTATTTACTTATTAGTGATTAAAGTAAAGGAGTCAGCAATCGAGATACTCTCACAGCTAACTTGAACCAAAAAGGTTTTTTATCGTACTCATCAAGATCAACAGCAACACAGACAGCTAAATCATCCTCTAACATCTTTTTCACACTTTGGACAAACCGAGGCTCGGTAACAAAACCCATAACTTCAAAGTTGAGGGAAAAAGAGCGACTATCTAAATTAACAGTTCCTACCCCTGCTAAATTCTCATCAATGACTATAATTTTCTGGTGCATAAACCCATTTTTGTAACGATACAACTTGATACCGATTTTTTCCATTTCGGTGTAGTAAGAGAAGGAACATAAATAAACAAATAAGTGATCAGGTCGATTTGGTAAGAGAATTCGCACATCTACACCTCGCATTGCTGCCAGTTTTAAAGCTGACAATGTTGCCTCGTCCGGTACAAAGTATGGACTAGCAATCCAGAGATGAGTTTGAGCTTGATTAATTAGTTCGACGAAAAAAAGCTTACAAGCTGGTAGCGTATCTGCGGGGCCTGTAGGAAGAATGAATGCAGTTTGATTAGTTTCCCGATTAATTTTTACCTGCCAATTAACTTCGAGAAGTTTTCGAGTCGCCCAATACCAATCTCGCACAAAGGAGTTTTGTAGACTTTGCACAGTTGGGCCTTCGAGCATCATGTGGGTGTCACGCCAAGGACTCAATCGAGGATTTTTTCCTAAATATTCGTCACCAATATTCAGTCCACCGACAAATGCTATTTCTCCATCCACCACCAAAATTTTCCGATGATTGCGAAAATTATATTGGAGCCGATTACCTTGACCTTGGGTGGTGTTAAATGCACTTACTGCAATTCCATGCTGTTCTAAAGACTCGATATAAGGGCGAGATATTTTCTTGGAACCAATTTCATCGTAGAGAAAGTAGATGTTTATTCCTTGCTTGGCTTTCGCAATCAATGCTTCTTTAAACTCATTACCAGCTTGGTCATCGTTAACAGTATAGAATTGGAACAAAATATAATTTGTCGCCAATGCAATCTTTTTCAGCATCGCTTCAAAGGTTTGCTGACCATCAATCAGTAATTCGGCAGCATTACCTGATGTGAAAGGAATTTCTGTAAAAGCCTTCGCTAATGGTTGCAACTCGGCTAGATTATCTGGTGGCGCAACCTGAAATTTAATAATTTCGCTATAAATCGGCTGAATAAGGTTGTAGTGTTGTGCATAGACTGAGCGCAGTGTTTCAGCATATCCATGAAATTTAGTTCTTCCTAAAATCCAATACAACGGAATAGCTACCCAGGGAAAGGTAATTAGAGAAATGCTCCAGGCAACTGCCCCTTGGGAAGAACGTACATTCATCACTGCATGGGCTGCATGTGCAACTCCCACGACATGAGCAACAACTGTAGTTGTGCTAAAAATAGCTAAAACACCAGCATCTACAAGCATTTTAATTTTTTTGAGGATTGATATAAGTAAATTCTGCCAGCAATGGCTTATGATCGGATGAACAAATTTGGTCTAGCACTTTAGCACTGGCTTTCTTCACACTAAGATTTCGATAAAAGATATGATCTAAAGGGGGTGATAACAGGAAGCGTTTAATTTTCTCCTGCTCATGAGGTGCGAAAATTACTGGGGTTAATCCCAATTGAGTTGTTACTTGATTGAGGATAACTGCTCTTTTTTGACTCCAAGTATTGAAATCTCCTGAAAATATTAGTGGGCCACGATGTGTAGATAAGGCTAGCTCTAATTCATTTAGTTGTATTTTAAATTTATTTAAATCTACAAAATTTATCAGATGACTATTTATTGTCAGGAGAGTTGTGCTTTTATCAGATAGCAGATACTCTGTAACTAAAGAAATTTTAGGAGTTCTAACAATTGGCTCATAATGTTTAGTAGTTATAACTTTTTTTGTAATTGGACTGATTGTAGCTGCTGTGAAAATCCCTGAATAGCTTTGATGATGAATATCTACAAAGTTCGGGGCAAAATTCCAATTCATTTTCAGCCATTTTTCTAATTTATCTGCTTCTAACTTTAGGGAAAACTCTTGTAAAAATATGAGATTGGGTTGGTAAGTTTCAATTATTTTTGAAAAATCTGTTAGCCAAGTTTTATTATAGTTTTGTTTAGCAATATTCCAACTGAGAACTTTAATTGAGTTACTATTGATTTCTATTTGGAGGGAATTATTTTTCTCAATTGTGAGTTCTTGGAGACGAAGAAATCTATAAGATGGAACAAATTTCGTAACGAGAGTGTTTACGTGTTCTTGAATATTAGGCATCACTAATATTAAACTAAATTTTTTCTAGCTTAACGCTATTGGACGGTCGTTAGAGAGTTATGTTGCAAAACTTGGAAAGCTTGGATAGGTATAGCGATCCTATTTTAGTTGTAAAAATTATCGAACCGCCTTCTCTGCGAGAGGCTTTGCCAACGCGCAGCGTCTCGCAGAGAAGCCGCCAAGAGCGCCAAGAGAAGAAGGAAAGAAGTTTAGGAATCATTTAGGACTGCTATAGATACATAAGCTGTGTCCCTCACTACTGGATTGGAACCCCTGGATCATCTTTACGACTTTGCCATTTGGCGTAACCATCTGATGTTCACCTTCTGCAATATCCAGTAGTAATTGCGCTGTGATTTTACCATCTTTGGTAACTGTGGCAATTGTTTCTATACTTTTTATCTCCTTTCTCTTTAATCAATCCATTACAGCTAACACAGCTTTCGGCAATAATTTATCTTTAAACCAAACAATTCTCGCGGGAACATCATTTAATTTTACTCCCGCCTTTTCTAAATTAAGTCGCTCGGAAATTGCCAAAATTAAGTCGTCACGTTCAGCCCGCCGCACCTGAGAAAACTTCTTTTGTAAATATTCTGGCCGCCAATAACCAACAATTTCTAATAAGAAGGTGCGCCCATCAGAATGCACCAAGCGAAAATCAGGAATCATCACACTACCGGGGATTGGGATCAAATCAACTTCTCGCTCTAACGCCCAACCACTTTTCAAAGCATCCCACTTATCAGCAAAGGATGCTTCTAGCATACTATCGTAGGGCTTACCTGGTGGATAATGGGATACCAAACCACATTCAGAATTAAGGGTGAAACGTCCAGTTTTCCACGTATTTGTATAGGCGTCGCGGCTTTGGAGAATGGACGAAAGACTCCATTTGGTAACGTGAAGTAAAGCGGGAATAAGTTTAGCGATCGCTAACCCATACCGCGTACTAGGATTAAACAAACTCGTCGGCCCGTCAATGGTAATTGTAAACCCGTGGTCAGCATCACCCTCAATATAAGCCATCAATTGAAACAACTTTAGATAGCGAAATAACAGCTTATATTCACCCGGAACATTGCGATGAGCATTTAACACCAGTTGACTGGCTTTATAAAATACACCCTGTACCTGAGATAAGTTATATCGATTTAACAAATCTGGCGCTGTTGGTGCATCAAAAACAGTCAAAATCTTATTTTCAGATAAATCAGCATATAATCCATTCCGAACCTGCTCCAATAGAACTTCCCGCTCAAGTTCTTGAGTTAACTCATCAGCAACTTTACCAAGAGTAACTTGTGTTGATTCCCGACTAGAAACAGACTTTGAAGCCAACGAGAATACCCGTTCTCTTAACATTTGTGGTTCCAAAGGACTAATCACCTCAAAAGTGCAAAAACTGCTTTTGAGAATATAAGCTAATCCCCGCTTCACCCGATAATCTGTAGAATCTCCTTCAAAATCAGTCAGCTGTCGCTCAAGCACACCCTGAGTCTTCCCCACCGCTGATTGAAAATAATTAATTAACTCAATCGCCAACTCCGAAGTTTTCTGATCAATCTTCAGTCTCTTCGGAATGATCTCCTCCCCGTTTTGGCGATGCATCAGTAACTCTGTCGGTAACATCTGCTGAATTTTGGTTTTTAGATTTTGAACTTCCGGTTGAATAAT from Nostoc sp. UHCC 0926 includes these protein-coding regions:
- a CDS encoding VOC family protein, giving the protein MPSQINVQVQKIRAIELTVTNCDRSLNFYKEALGFELISDITVEGQDYSDLEAITEAKIRIVTLQLGDELIELMEYLNIQGKPIPKDSQSNDLWFQHLAIVVSDMDRAYAQVCSFPIEPISVAPQTILSDNEQSGGVRAFKFKDPDGHDLELIWFPAGKGQDDKWHQNRDRLFLGIDHSAIAISNTEQSLHFYRDLLRMQVDSHSLNWRPTQTRLDDLPGAKVRITALRPAQGGLGIELLDYLVPGKGRPIPSDWKSCDIARVQIELVVNDIEQTVEILRQNGVQFVSPRIVRFADNTSPYQRGCVVKDPDGHAILLIAEGY
- a CDS encoding peptidoglycan-binding domain-containing protein — encoded protein: MNWKLLALIPALTLATALPGYSLTNNKSHNPTSATHLAQNTPQGNMMKKPNAMHKSNAMHKSNSMANRSSVLTVGSRGEAVKTAQNALKQQGFYTANVDGVFDNKTRLAVMKFQKSKGLRADGILGRRTLASLK
- a CDS encoding PD-(D/E)XK nuclease family protein, producing the protein MQFDTQLLPRINATSKRENGKQYYVDANGNRFPSVTTILNATKSQADRDRLLNWKARVGTEEATRITTSASRRGTQTHKQIERYLLGQNPVCSEASRPYWESIKPVLQEIDTVRLVEGSVFHHDLSYSGKVDCIASYQGIPCICEWKTADKPKGSIEHLYEHPLQLTAYIGAANEYYRDYGIQLKHALLVVAIPEMPAEVFWFESALIKDYWEQWEKRVAEYWERKSV
- the cls gene encoding cardiolipin synthase, which produces MLVDAGVLAIFSTTTVVAHVVGVAHAAHAVMNVRSSQGAVAWSISLITFPWVAIPLYWILGRTKFHGYAETLRSVYAQHYNLIQPIYSEIIKFQVAPPDNLAELQPLAKAFTEIPFTSGNAAELLIDGQQTFEAMLKKIALATNYILFQFYTVNDDQAGNEFKEALIAKAKQGINIYFLYDEIGSKKISRPYIESLEQHGIAVSAFNTTQGQGNRLQYNFRNHRKILVVDGEIAFVGGLNIGDEYLGKNPRLSPWRDTHMMLEGPTVQSLQNSFVRDWYWATRKLLEVNWQVKINRETNQTAFILPTGPADTLPACKLFFVELINQAQTHLWIASPYFVPDEATLSALKLAAMRGVDVRILLPNRPDHLFVYLCSFSYYTEMEKIGIKLYRYKNGFMHQKIIVIDENLAGVGTVNLDSRSFSLNFEVMGFVTEPRFVQSVKKMLEDDLAVCVAVDLDEYDKKPFWFKLAVRVSRLLTPLL
- a CDS encoding endonuclease/exonuclease/phosphatase family protein; translated protein: MLVMPNIQEHVNTLVTKFVPSYRFLRLQELTIEKNNSLQIEINSNSIKVLSWNIAKQNYNKTWLTDFSKIIETYQPNLIFLQEFSLKLEADKLEKWLKMNWNFAPNFVDIHHQSYSGIFTAATISPITKKVITTKHYEPIVRTPKISLVTEYLLSDKSTTLLTINSHLINFVDLNKFKIQLNELELALSTHRGPLIFSGDFNTWSQKRAVILNQVTTQLGLTPVIFAPHEQEKIKRFLLSPPLDHIFYRNLSVKKASAKVLDQICSSDHKPLLAEFTYINPQKN
- a CDS encoding DUF790 family protein → MLPTELLMHRQNGEEIIPKRLKIDQKTSELAIELINYFQSAVGKTQGVLERQLTDFEGDSTDYRVKRGLAYILKSSFCTFEVISPLEPQMLRERVFSLASKSVSSRESTQVTLGKVADELTQELEREVLLEQVRNGLYADLSENKILTVFDAPTAPDLLNRYNLSQVQGVFYKASQLVLNAHRNVPGEYKLLFRYLKLFQLMAYIEGDADHGFTITIDGPTSLFNPSTRYGLAIAKLIPALLHVTKWSLSSILQSRDAYTNTWKTGRFTLNSECGLVSHYPPGKPYDSMLEASFADKWDALKSGWALEREVDLIPIPGSVMIPDFRLVHSDGRTFLLEIVGYWRPEYLQKKFSQVRRAERDDLILAISERLNLEKAGVKLNDVPARIVWFKDKLLPKAVLAVMD